From the Candidatus Poribacteria bacterium genome, the window GGGGTGCTGGAGGAAAGTCGGTCGGTAAGCTAAGGCCTGAAAACCGGGCCATAAAGGAATAAAAAGGGGATGCGAGATGAGAAGAACGATAGTTGCTGGAGCGGTCATCCTGAGCTCGCTCTTGATCCTGGTGGGGTGTGCGAAGGCCACCTCTGCAACCCCCTCTGTGCCGGCTAAGAGGATCGAGATCAAGTATGCCAAGGGATTCAAGGTTGAGTATTTGCCCGATGGATGCAAGAAGGTTACCGATGGTGAGGGGCAGGAATTCATCCTCATACCTCGAGGGAAGAAGGTCAGCGGCTATGAAGATTACCGGCGGATAGAGAT encodes:
- a CDS encoding ABC transporter substrate-binding protein produces the protein MRRTIVAGAVILSSLLILVGCAKATSATPSVPAKRIEIKYAKGFKVEYLPDGCKKVTDGEGQEFILIPRGKKVSGYEDYRRIEIPVRRVVALSTTQVCLLRPLGVLDSVIGVTTQKERWHIEKIRKGIEKGRIELVGSGMGGPDFERILALKPDVVFMYTGYPTA